The Arachidicoccus terrestris genome includes the window CTCCGACGACCGCAATGATGACATCTGCGCTTTTTGCGGCCTGGACCGCTTTTTCAATAGATGCTTTTTCATCCTGAGATAAATCCGTGGGCAGTATCTCGGATTTGGGCCATGAAGGACTGAGCACTTTGGCGCCCTCGTCATAACTTATTTGGGTATTCCATTTATTTTTCTCAATAAATGTGCGAATCCCTTCCAGCACGGTTGTCACCTTATTGTTATTAGGGCCATACCTGCTGGTTGCATAACTTCCGTTACTGGCCAGTTCTCCCGTAATCAGTATCTTCTTATATTGACCTGGTTGTATAGGCAACAGATCGCCCTGATTCTTTAACAGCACAATGGCTTCCTGGTTCAATGCCAACGCGACTGAATCTGCCTGCCGGTTTTGCACAATCTGGTCAGCTGCCTTAGGATCGGCTACATACGGTTGATCAAAAAGGCCCAACTCAAACTTTACTCTTAGCACGTCCCGCACCCGATCATTGACTATGCCGATATCTAACTTACCTGCCTTTACCAGGTTACGAACGTTATTAATGTAGTATTTGGGCTGGTTAAAATTCGTCCAGACGTTTAATCCGGCTTCTACAGCTTCTCTGGTGGCATCTTCGAAGTCATGCGCTACATGATGTTTCTCATATAAAAATTCTACCGCCTTACTATCAGACACCACATAGCCTTTAAAACCAAACTCCCCCCTAAGTAAAGTGGTCAGAAAATAATGGCTGCCTGTAATAGGTTCTCCATCCCAGTCGTTGTAGCTACTCATTACACCCATTGGGTGCGCCTGCTGGATGACTTTTCTGAAGGGATACAAAAATATCTCATGCATTTCTTTGGGGGCGACATGAGGGTCTGTTCTTACCTCTCCATCCCTGCCGCCTTTAGGAACGCTATATACAGCAAAATGTTTTAAGGTCGAAGCAACACCGTTTTGCTGGATGCCTTTGACCATTTCTGTCCCCAAAGAAGCGATCAGATAAGGAGATTCGCCATAGGTTTCTACCACCCGACCCCACCTGGGATCTCTGGACGGATCCAGAATCGGCGCATAGACATTGGTGTACCCAAGGGCCTTAGCTTCCCTGCCAACGATATCCCCGGCCATATGCACCAACTGTTTATCCCAGGTGCTGCCAATGGAAATAGGCGCGGGAAAAGGTGTCGCCCCGTCGGAACATAGTCCGTGGATCGCCTCATTTGTAAAGTCAACGGGAATACCCAACCGGGTATCCTCAACAAACCAACGCTGCACATTATTCATAGACACGGCATGAGTGCTGTGCGGATACCCGAAACTGGTGTGTTTACCTGTATGATTGGGTACATTATTCAGATTCTCATCTATATTGGCTATTCCATCTTTCCAGATCTCATGTTGCCACTCAGGTGTTGGCTG containing:
- a CDS encoding glycoside hydrolase family 3 N-terminal domain-containing protein — translated: MNTKRLSGLMQLAVAAGLILPLPGLLAQQGKKSDIYHKGWIDFNKNGKKDIYEDPLAPVDKRVEDLLSQMSLNEKSCQMATLYGYRRVLKDSQPTPEWQHEIWKDGIANIDENLNNVPNHTGKHTSFGYPHSTHAVSMNNVQRWFVEDTRLGIPVDFTNEAIHGLCSDGATPFPAPISIGSTWDKQLVHMAGDIVGREAKALGYTNVYAPILDPSRDPRWGRVVETYGESPYLIASLGTEMVKGIQQNGVASTLKHFAVYSVPKGGRDGEVRTDPHVAPKEMHEIFLYPFRKVIQQAHPMGVMSSYNDWDGEPITGSHYFLTTLLRGEFGFKGYVVSDSKAVEFLYEKHHVAHDFEDATREAVEAGLNVWTNFNQPKYYINNVRNLVKAGKLDIGIVNDRVRDVLRVKFELGLFDQPYVADPKAADQIVQNRQADSVALALNQEAIVLLKNQGDLLPIQPGQYKKILITGELASNGSYATSRYGPNNNKVTTVLEGIRTFIEKNKWNTQISYDEGAKVLSPSWPKSEILPTDLSQDEKASIEKAVQAAKSADVIIAVVGENGKTVGESLSRTSLGLPGKQLDLLKALKATGKPVILVLVTGQPLTINWAEAHIPAIMTAGFPGPQGGTAIAQAIFGQYNPGGRLSMTWPKAVGQVQFNFPFKNGSQLDQGGPHKKDGFGHTRVNGPLYPFGYGLSYTKFTYSDLKITPDEKHTKGTIHVTCKIANSGKVAGDEVVQLYVKDVYSSVTTYNSVLRGFERVHLAPGAAKTVSFDLVPDDLALTNRDMHRVVEPGDFEIRVGASSEDIRLKQTITVAP